The Solenopsis invicta isolate M01_SB chromosome 3, UNIL_Sinv_3.0, whole genome shotgun sequence region tttttaacgCGGTCGCTACAAATTTTTAGCAAATTCGCGGAAGAGCGCGCGCGTCcacgtgtgcgtgtacgtgtgctcCAAATGGTATAAAAATACGAGAGATATAAAAGTGTAAATTGTACATATATcgctgaaattttatttaccaaACAAtgcacttttttatatttatcttttatttgtgATAACCTTGGGAAAGTGTATTGTAACgctattttatacatatttgtacTGCAAatgataataaagttaaaaatatttatcaccgTCAATGACTGTTTTATTAAACAGTTATCGCACATATTACTGACAAGATTCTAAATGAAATTATgggaaaaaagagaataaataagTTGATGTAGGATGGTCACATGCGTACACGTAAGCCGATAAATTGCCGTTATTCAGGCGTACCTGATTCGATCGAGCTAACGTCATTACGACGCTAATTTCGTTTGTAtgttatttagtttaatttttaagtaggCAGGTGCCGGGCACAGCCCGggcataattttcttaaatatttcatacttttaaattgcaatatttaacaGAACTCGTCGACTAATTACCTTCCTATTACACGGTTACACAAAAATAGACTTTTTTAAAGACCTGAATAGAAGTGGATTTCGATGGATTTTTAGTCACTAAAAACAAATCCGGCGGCTAGAGTTGGCTATCatgtcacaattttgagaaaaatggcgtcaaagagataaaaatacgaCGATTTCTAGGATTTTCGGAACGTTGCAGAGaactgacaattttttttttaatttcattcactcaaaaaaaatgttaaattttaagatattaaaatgtttgatctgtctttatttttttttaaatatttaaatgtgttttagTTTTAGAACGGTGTTTAAATTTAGAACGCTAAAACGTttacagttattaaaaattttagttttaaacgttttaatatcttaaatctGAACACCGttcaaactaaaatatttttaagcattaAAAAAGTAGATAtagaaacaaaacattttaatatcttaaaattaaatacttcttACTTAAATGTTGCTGCTAAACATAAATCCGTTAACTAAATATGCTATCGCATCACAATAAACCACTGATATAACTCATATATAAGCACCATGTGATGTGATAGCCAAATTTAGTTAACGGACTTGTGTTTAGCCCTgcaaaaaattcagtaaatttacatataatagatgtaaaaattacacggtTAGttccgtaaatataaaaaatcatgtaattttatagaaattatgtaattccacaaaaatatgtagatgtacttttattgagtaaatacaTCTTATTTTGTACGGAAAATTACGTaacaagatatttaaatattacacgtaattatttaaatttttaacattacgtAATGCGACAATATTCCATATATcgctgtaaaatatattattaacgttCACTGTGCATGCGTGAAAACTGCTAGCATCTAGCATCACTacaattgatcaatcacaattGAATACTCTCCTCTCATTCGAATGTGATCGGTAAATTCTTACGGCTTACAACTTGTGCAACCGATATACAAtgtattgtagaacaggcttatGTGCGGTACAGTAAGTAGTCATTCTATTGTTTACAACATGTATGATAGAgagacaatatttgaatgtataatatgtaatacaattgcaaaacgtattgaccttatcatttctataactttccatacatgttgtaaatttatctctgcaatctgcttaattacaaactacaaaattaatcttacccttgtatattgcaaatttacaaacGCGTAGAAATTTTATACCtattatagtaattttgaaaaaatttgtttaccgGTGAGCAGTAAAAAATACTTCGGAAATAACTATTTGTACTTATTGCAAGAAAATAATGCTGCAAtggatataatattaataccgAGTTCACAAGATCAGTGTCCCTTAGTTTAGCTGTATCTCAAAGAATCAAATCGAAATGAGACAAAATGCATGTTAAAACTAAAAGTTGATACTTTCGCGtggtattaacaaaaaaaaataaaaaataaaaaatatgccgGTACTATAATAACATCctgaatatctcgaaaatcgtcgattttttttaaatctctgaTGCCATTTTTCTCAAACTGTGACAGCCAATTTTGGCTATTGAATTCGTTTTCGGCGAAAAAATTCATCGCAAAATACTTTGTTTACTCAGGTTCCAAAAAAAGTGTCGACTATGGTTCGGTTAATTATACCGCACAGCGTAATAACATTTGCAACAAAGCTACATTATCGGCCTCATCTATCGCGAGACGCATTCAGGAATTAATTTGAGGTAGAATTAACCGCATAACAGTGCTTTCGACGTTTGAAGCGGGTTGGGATTCCAAGATGCTccctgtatgtacatacatacatatgtttaCGAAAATCAATTTACGCTTTACAACGCTTTGCAACGGAAAGCAATAAAATCATTCTTGCGTGCGTCGTATGACGTGCGACACTTCACGTTCCCACGTGGAAAGATAATGCATAATCGGCAAAACGAATCTTAAAGCGACCCAGTTCCGGTTGACCCCGATAATATAGCAGGATAATAGAATACTGCACGTGTAAatctgcaatatttttttcttttttttttacgcctATCTCGTAGTTTTCGTTCGCAAGACAACACATACGTGGCAGAAacgaatatatttacatatgttACAGAGATGAAAAATAATGCGCGGAAAAAGAAAGCTGGATAAGGTAAAACGCGAGAAAACCGACAACGCGAAACGAAATTAATGTCGAATAAAATTTGCGTATTAACTACGTCACTATTCGCTTATATTGTGCGATTATCGGgttttcgaagaattttatacttttataaaccAACGCGTGACTAActgcacattaaatttaacaaaattttacacatatatatatatattaagaatataaaatttatctgcgcttcaatgaattaataaaataaatttgtaaagcgAGAAAAACGTGAAAAAGTGAATCAATAGTAGTTTATATTTTCAGTGCGAGAATTGACTTTAAACCGTCCAAAAATAAACTCGATTACCGATTACACGTttcattttacataatatgagCCGCACAAATGCAAATCCGCGTATCGGTCGTATCACTTTGCAGATATTTACgtggcaaatattaaataataagtaagaACATCTCGTTTTCCACCTTACGGAGCAACTCGCGTCACCTAAACGCCCGATGAGCGAGCGCATTTATCAAAGCGCGCGTATCGTCTTTCACAGTCGCGCGCCTATCGTAAAATAGTACAACTCGTATAGAAGAAGCTCGCTAGAGCGAGCTCGGAAACTCGAACACCAATACCGCTTTCACTGCTGCGATAACGACGCGTCGCCGACTAGCCGTCGCCCCGGGGCCTTATATAACGTAGCGCCGCAAAATCGTCGGTTTCAGTCTCCGCCGGGACAGCCTCGTTCTCTCGCGTCTTCTACCTCCTCACGTTCCGCCCGCCGTCGCCGCAGCCGCACGAAAAAATCTACCGGCCGACGATGACATCGAAAAACACGATCATGGATTCGGACTGCATGACACTAACGAGATTCGTATTGGCGGAGCAGCGTAAAGTGCCAACGGCTACCGGCGATCTCACGCAGCTGCTCAACAGCATACAGACCGCCGTAAAAGCCGTCAGCTCGGCCGTAAGGAAGGCCGGTATCGCTAACATGTgagtaaacgcgcgcgcgcgcgcgtgtgtgtgggtgggtgtgtgtgtgtgtgcgtgcgcgcgcgcgtgtgtgtgcgtgcgtgcgtgcgtgtgtgtgtgtgtgtgtgtgtgtgtgtgtcgcttCTGCAATTGGCTTGGGACGAAAGCTAGGTTCGAATTCATAGGCGTCTCTTAGATCTCGAGATCAATCTTTCCGTCTTCGTTTCGCGTATGATAAAACGTAGTACGCGCAACGAAGACAGACTGATCTCGAGATCTCAGAAACACGGACTATGAATTCAGACCCTAGTCTTGTTAACGTTTgcgaggaaagaaaaaaaagaaacgcgacCGTAAAACGCGTGCATGGAATGTGCGACTCGTCGCTTTCTGCGCAGCCGAATGGGCGAAAAAAAAGCAGCGCGAGAGAAATGGAAAACGTTTCGCGATCTGATAAACTGGGTAGAGACCCTAATGGGACATTTAAATAGCCGAGATAGAGACACTTTACGAAGATATTCAAATTAAtccaattataatttgtaatctGCATGATTCCGAAACTACGCTGTTTTTACGACTATACGTTTTGCATTACACAAATATCTTGCGAGTCACGGCGATGTAAGTTACAAGATCACTTCGTAACAAACACACAGAAGATTTTCGTACCATTATAGCTACAGCAGTTTATGCGATTTTACATGTTCACCCCCTCCCTCCCCGGCACACAAAACGGTCAGGAGTTTAGCCCGATTCGCACTGATACGTGGTGCAGTGTGTAGGTGTGAAGTCTCCGTAGTGTCGTAACTATGAGGCTAACGTTTGCTCTCGACCGGCGCGTGTctctattttattcaaatgtatTCGGCGGCAGTATAGTCTCGTGCATTTACGGTCGTGCTCAAGCTGCCAATACACGCCAGTAAACATTAATCTCTACGCCCTGACGATTCTGTAACCTTGCAtgtaaataacatataaatgaTTTCCCATTATTGCGGTGCCTGTGGTGCGCGCTACACAGACatgaataaaacaatttcatGACTGGTCGCTCTCTATCAAGTTCCGAAACAAACTTTCCCTATCAATAATCTAACGCCTTGAATTAGAACGTTGGATTAGATTTACCTATAAAACACTAAATCCTGGATTATGCAATCAATAACTTTTATCTTGACTTTTACAATGTAtgtgaagttagcatatcaATTGTCAGCAtatcaaaaaaaaagtggagttctctttgcatacaaccgagttctatagttcctgataagTTATAACAATAGTTCTGGTCATTTAGCATAAATAAACGGAAGTTGAGTAATGATATGCTAACTTCGCGCGAAGTcagcatatcatataatattttcaaaatttaaaccaatgaattttatagtttttgacgAGTTCTATAGTTCTAAAACATAGTTCTGACCATTAActatctctaaataattaataacaattattatcagcatatcgcccgtgctagagtgatatgctatgctcctgcgacaagttctcggctcgttcaagattttaaacattagttctaaatcccctgacgatagttccgtacagttctgacaattaataatctccaaataattattaataattattaagagccgagaacttgtcgcaggagtATAACATATCACTCTaacacgggcgatatgctgataataattaataattatttggagattgttaattgtcagaactgtacggaactatcgtcaggggatttagaactattgtttaaaatctcgaacgagccgagaacttgtcgcaggagcatagcatatcactctagcacgggcgatatgctgataataattattaataattatttggagattgttaattgtcagaactatccggaactatcgtcaggggatttagaactattgtttaaaatctcgaacgagccgagaacttgtcgcaggagtatagcatatcactctagcacgggcgatatgctgataataattattaataattatttggagattgttaattgtcagaactgtacggaactatcgtcaggggatttagaactattgtttaaaatctcgaacgagccgagaacttgtcgcaggagcatagcatatcactctagcacggacgatatgctgataataattgttattaattatttagagatagTTAATGGTCAGAACTATGTTTTAGAACTATAGAACTcgtcaaaaactataaaattcattggtttaaattttgaaaatattgtatgatATGCTGACTTCGCGCGAAGTTAGCATATTATTACTCAACTTCCATTTATTTATGCTAAATGACCAGAACTATTGTTATAActtatcaggaactatagaactcggttgtatgcaaagagaactccactttttttttgataTGCTGACAATtgatatgctaacttcacaTACATACTTTTGCATCTGCTGAATAATTGTCTATTGAATAGATAAAGGTCATCTACATTTTTAAcgattctataatttatttcctGAATAAAAAGGTAACGTTAATATGTTTACTATGTAAATGTTGCAAAAGACATTGTGGCATTTGTTCAAGTGGTTTCTTTTCTTAAATTCCTCTTCTAATTTCAAAactattatacaaaaattttaattgtttcaagTATTACTCGAAACTCAAGTAAACTCTTGAAAGTTTTAAGTCTTTAGTTTCTCTTTAGATAAGATTCAATATCTAAATGTTCAAAGTCCAAGAATTTCTGTCTACATCTTATTATGAAATCAAGAGTGCATTAAGACGCAAGTGCACTAATAATATAgagtattgtaaaaaaaatatttattttcaaaaaattcttatcttaactaatatttaatatgattatCACACAccgagggaaaaattactaaattttaataaatatttatttgaatagtattaataaaattatatgtataatgaatatacatatttactaaatgtataaatatatcaaaaatcattaatttaagtatcgttttttcttagtataaactaaatatttatgtaccgtaagtaaatatttcattaataatattcgaataaatatttactaaaatttaggaattttttctttcagtgcacAAGTAGATACTAAAAAGTACTTTATGTTTATCGCCAGCCACAACTGATCGGATCGGCTATGCTATGCTCGCTAGGTTATATTAATCAGCTGTTAAACGCACACGACTTTATCAGGTACGGCATCGCCGGCAATACCAACGTTCAGGGCGAGGAAGTCAAGAAGCTGGACGTCCTGAGCAACGAGCTCTTCATCAACATGCTGACGTCCTCCTTCACCACGTGCGTGCTCGTGAGCGAGGAGAATCAGAACGCCATCGAGGTGGAAACGGAGAAGAGCGGCAAATACGTCGTGTGCTTCGACCCGCTCGACGGCTCCTCCAACATCGACTGCCTCGTCTCGGTGGGCTCGATCTTCGGAATTTATAAAAAACCCGAACAATCCGAGGAATCCACGCTGCAGGCCGCACTGCAACCGGGACGGAACTTGGTCGCAGCCGGATACGCTCTATACGGCTCGGCGACTATGATAGTGCTCTCGATCGGTCACGGCGTTAATGGATTCATGTACGATCCGGCCATCGGGGAATTTATACTCACCGAGAGGAACATGCGTATGCCCGACAGAGGCAATATATATAGGTATGATAAAAAGGGAGGGAAAAAAACAGCGCGGGGAAAGACAACAAAAAGAAACGAAAGCTACGGGATGAGATATACGCGACATACAGCTTCGAGAAGCTAACGGCTTCTCCACATCCGTATCGCGAGTAAATGCATCGAAGAGCTGTCACACGCTTTCGAAGGATTACGAAAACAGATATAGTCAGATATAGTCAGCATTATCATACGCTGAATTCGATGATAGGATAGTCCATATCCAGTCGACACAGTTATGTGTTCGCTATGTAATAGCTGTAAGTTTCAGTATCACGTTTTATATAATGTGAAAATTGCAGCAGCAATGTTGTAGTTACATTGTCATTTCGCTCTTTTCTAAAAGTAATAATGCTggcatatttatattatcttattataattaattactaccgttttgtattacatttatataattccaatgttcaaattttacatactgAAGCATCATGTAGTTGTGTAAATAATATGCaccatttacatatttatgttacttaaaagaaaacaatagatgcaagtaattatgatataaatgtCACGAAATACATTGTAAGAAATTTTTGGTAAAATCAACTAACGTTTggatagttataattactaaatatatatagttgttttgaccaaacaatttgtagccttaaccaaataattattttcatacaaaaaattacaaaaagttttgttaaatgtaactaattgtaaattttcgataccagtaactacaaaattaatttcatcacTATTTCAACCAAACATTAGTTGATCCTACCAAGCAATTTCTCTCAttgtatttgttataataaagtattattcCCAAATTATTTATCAGTTACACACCGTGTCGATTGGATATGCATTTAAAAAagtagtatttaattttaaaacgttaaaatgttttatttctccgtttcttgaatatttaaaaatgttttaattttaaatggcgtttagatttaaaacactcGAAAGCTCGTTTAAAGCTGAAACAGCTTTagtgttttaaaactaaaacgtttttaagtatttaaaaaatggaaaccGAAATGAAACGTTTcaatatcttgaaattaaacacgctcttttttctttttttttcttttttttagcacGTCAATTTTTCATAGGCAAAATTACATCTTTCGGGAGACTCGATCGTTATTGAAATCACGCATGATTATTTGCAGTATTAACGAGGGTAACGAGAGCACGTGGGACTCGTCCATCAAGGAGTACGTACATTCCAAGAAATATCCCGCAACTGGAAAGCCCTACAGTGCCAGATACGTGGGCTCGATGGTAGCTGACGTACATCGAACGATTAAGTACGGCGGTATCTTCTTGTATCCCGCGAGCAAGAGCAGTCCCAACGGCAAGGTAATTGCATGACGACTTGCCAACTTTTTATCAAAACTATTTCATACCGGCGAGGAACAAGATAGATCGAGACAGATGGAAGAGCGATAACCGTGTATTACAACGCGTTGTATCTCGCGTTACACATCCCATTTATCTTCGCGTTTCCTTCCCCGagtctctccctccctctctttttcGCTGCAATTATTACCCAACATTCTGATCTCCCGCTTATCATCGCGAGCGGATTGAGTAATGAAATAACTCGCTCGGGCAACTTTGCCTTGCAAACAGACGTTTACGTTACCGTCCATCCGATAAACGCGCAGGAAAGTATCGGACTTTGGAAATTATTTCATCTAAGCTCCGATATTCGATTTGAACTTGGACTGACGCACACGGCAACATCGGCGATTTCTACGTAAATTTCCACGAAACATTATCGGGCTTTCGCGCAATACTCGCTACGGTAAACAACGCGATTGCAGCCCTCCATCAGAAGAGCGATACCGGGGTCAGAATTTCAAGAGAACGTGTTTATCGATAATTAACTTGTTATTATTACACTTCAGTTTATCATGTTGTTACATATGCATTAGTAACAATACGCTATTTAAATGCTCCGCGTCTGTGCCATATATTTCGCGCATTAAAACGTCGTGAATGCAACGGATCGAATCAAATTAAATCGAAAGTCAACTTAAATAACTTGTCGTAATTCCAGCTACGACTTCTGTACGAGTGCATACCGATGGCCTTCTTAGTCAAGGAAGCCGGCGGTCTGGCGACAAACggaaaaattgatattctggACATCGTGCCGGAGAGCATTCATCAGAGATCGCCCATTTTCCTGGGCTCTAAGGACGACGTTAACGACGCAATGACGTTTATGAAAAATAAGGCCGAACGATGAAAACGAAGAATCTCAAATACTTACGCAATCTCAAGAGCCTCTTTTATACGACGGATTGTTATTtcacattttgtaataaattaatttttgtattaaactcTCTGCGTTTTGACTATTATATTAGTGAAACgattcccctctctctctcacagTTAAAATAACCGAATAATTTGTTATCGCTGAAAAGTAACGCCAACGCgggaaataattaataataattaattactcgAAATTGTAGTCAAACGAAGCGCGGAAATGTAATAAATCTCGTGTCGTCAGGCGCTTTTACAGGTCATTACGAATAATTATGGGCGATTGTTGGCAAATCCGGTAAATCCGAAAATTCATCATGTGTCCtcgcggcgagagagagagagagagagagagagagagagagagacctgAAATTACGCTAAACGTTAACGCGTCggattgtttaatttattcggCGTGCGCGCGCGAATACAAATAAATCATCTGCATTCGTTTAAAGCGTTCGTTAACGAAATCGTAAGTAATTACACCgcgagagggggagagaggatTGGTATAGCGATCTCGTTAGTATCTCTTCGAGGAACTCAATCTAAATTCGATCGGCACGCACACGTCGCCGCGATAAGGGACACCGCCGTATcggacaatattttttttttcttgcactTTGCCGGGCGTGGATGCAATGCAACGAGCGATGATCGACGCAGCGTGCATCATCGTCAGCGCGTCATTGCGTCAAGCTTAACCGATGTCGGACGATCATTTCCGTTCTTCCGTCCGTCTAACTGTTACAACGAGACGGCGGACGTTGATAACGTTGCTATTTATTCTACACGCACGCCCCGGCACTCGACTTAACCTCTTCACGGCGTGCAGCCCGGAATGCATCATAGGAGCGCGACCGACTATTGATCGGCCGGTCGACAGTGCGCCAGCGCAAGTCGAGGCCGGACGAAGAGAGGCATTCATGAGCGCGAGCCGCCCTCGGCCTTAGTGCGTTTGGTCGACATTTCGCTGTCGTTATGCTCGTCGTCGCACGGAAGCGCCCCTAGACGCTGCCATAATGTCCGGTGGTACGTAAAAACGTTTTATCGAAGTAAAAATTGTCGCATGCTCAACAGCCCGCCGCGaaatcgtcttttttttttcgcccCCGAGTCGGGAAACCGGCTCGTCTCGCCGCGATGTAAATTATATAGAAAACGCAGCGTTCGTCGACGCCGATCGAATGTGTCGCACCTACGATGGTCAATGAGTCAGCGACCGAGATCAAAACGCAATTGCGACGCACGAGGTTTTATGTATTACAAGTTTtgtatttaaacatatataagtATGCaacgtattttattaattgttgaaTGCTTGCttctataaaaaagaaaaaaaaaaaatggcgagATTTACCGATTATATGGCGATATTAACGACCGTTTGTTTCGCTCAGCAAGACAGGGATTATATCGGCTTCGCGACGCTGCCGGAGCAAGTGCACCGAAAATCGGTGAAGAGGGGCTTCGAGTTCACCCTGATGGTATTGGGTGAGACCGGTCTCGGCAAGTCGACGCTCATAAACAGCCTCTTCCTCGGGGACCTGTATAAAGACCGGCGAATTCCGGATGCGGCGGGTGcgtgtgatttttatttattgatcccCCCTGAATCTCAAAGCGATGTCCTCAAGAAGTGGATTACCCTTTAATCAAACCTGTTtgccccccctcccctcccccatTCCCCTCTCCCCTGTCTCTCGATTGAAATCACGCGCGGTCAATCCAAATAACAATGACACCGTTTAACGGCGATGGAGGAGGGAGGAAACGTAGCGCCACTAGGATAGTCGCCACGCGAAAAATACTTGATCAGCTTACGTTCGCGAGAACGTAAATCGTCCATCCCGATCTTGACGAGGAGTCGATAAATGTTCATCGTTCACTTTCAGAGCGAGTGGCTAAAACCACCTCTATCGAGAAAAAGACAATGGATATAGAAGAGCGTGGCGTTCGGCTCCGCCTAACGATCGTAGATACGCCAGGTGAGAAGTGTCGCCGAGTTATTCATCttttaaagttaaacaatatACTATCTGTATATTCAATAGACGcgtaaaactaattaaatttttgtaaataatgatttcttAAAAGTGTTGGATAAATGGCagagatttttttgtaaacttcattcaaaaaagtgtttaattttaagatattgcacacagaaaaaaattaatcaacaatcattgtttgtcatatataagcaagaatataaatcttcttcgaAAAATTTTCTCGACgtgagcaaattatgtctgtttaagattataaattcttccaagattttatattcttgtttatatgtgaaacaaagattgttaatttgatactaaatttttttctctgcaattatttctatttctatctccgtttttttaaatgcttgaaAATGTCTCAATTTTAAAtagtgtttagatttaaaacgtttaaaactgaaatcttTAACAGCTTTGAATAAAGCTTTTAAACGTTTCATGTTCCATCAGTGCAGATTAACTTCGGTCTCGGTTTAacattttatcttcttttttttagtcCCAATTAAAAAGGATAAAGTTAAATCGAGATCAAGGATAATTTACATTGGTAGAAATAAACGTCAGtgtcttaaatatataaatattatttaaagctaaagtatttttaagcatttaaaaaacgaaagcagaaaaaaaacattttaatatcctcaaattaaacacttctttttttttatgcctGATTTCGTATGTTAATGATACGAttgtaaatgataaaaaaattctataagtAACGATACCGTTCAAGGATTCGGCGATTCGGTAAATTGCGAGGATACGTGGAAAGCATGCTCGGCTTATATCGACGAGCAGTTTCGCCAATATTTCACGGACGAAAGCGGATTAAATAggaaaaatattcaagataacaGGGTACACTGCTGCCTGTACTTTATACCACCGTACGGCCATGGGTATGTGATAATCTccatttattctaattttattctaatgCACAGgcttaaaaatgattttacctCCGCAGTAATATCGAACAATTATAATCAAACTCAATTACAATTCCAACTTTGATACCGGTCATTCCTTTATAGCCTCCGGCAAATTGATCTCGAGGTGCTAAGGCGTTTACATCGGAAAGTTAACGTCGTTCCCGTGATAGCGAAAGCAGACACCTTAACCACTCACGAGGTGAAAAAGCTGAAGGAGCGTATCTTGGCAGACATCGAGGAACATGAGATTCAGGCATGCAAAAAgcttttttcgttctttttttttgtgtgtatgaAATAACGCAATTTTCGTAATTATctcaataatattttgcaacattgctcatccccacgataaattaattttcgtaTTCTCGTACAGATATATCAATTCCCGGATTGT contains the following coding sequences:
- the LOC105199390 gene encoding septin-2 isoform X1, producing MSGDRDYIGFATLPEQVHRKSVKRGFEFTLMVLGETGLGKSTLINSLFLGDLYKDRRIPDAAERVAKTTSIEKKTMDIEERGVRLRLTIVDTPGFGDSVNCEDTWKACSAYIDEQFRQYFTDESGLNRKNIQDNRVHCCLYFIPPYGHGLRQIDLEVLRRLHRKVNVVPVIAKADTLTTHEVKKLKERILADIEEHEIQIYQFPDCDSDEDEEFKQQDKELKACIPFAVVGSSTVLEVAGRKVRGRQYPWGVVEVENPKHSDFVKLRTMLISTHMQDLKDVTQDVHYENFRAQCISQISQQAIRERRYLRIKLKRDSGPHFENSISDTDRLLLQKDEEIRRMQDILAQMQEKLKATGQVGGGGGGGGGGVGLRGRVGSLGNDLDSADVDKKRNSIIDV
- the LOC105199390 gene encoding septin-2 isoform X2, which encodes MSGDRDYIGFATLPEQVHRKSVKRGFEFTLMVLGETGLGKSTLINSLFLGDLYKDRRIPDAAERVAKTTSIEKKTMDIEERGVRLRLTIVDTPGFGDSVNCEDTWKACSAYIDEQFRQYFTDESGLNRKNIQDNRVHCCLYFIPPYGHGLRQIDLEVLRRLHRKVNVVPVIAKADTLTTHEVKKLKERILADIEEHEIQIYQFPDCDSDEDEEFKQQDKELKACIPFAVVGSSTVLEVAGRKVRGRQYPWGVVEVENPKHSDFVKLRTMLISTHMQDLKDVTQDVHYENFRAQCISQISQQAIRERSKLKRDSGPHFENSISDTDRLLLQKDEEIRRMQDILAQMQEKLKATGQVGGGGGGGGGGVGLRGRVGSLGNDLDSADVDKKRNSIIDV
- the LOC105198274 gene encoding fructose-1,6-bisphosphatase 1 produces the protein MTSKNTIMDSDCMTLTRFVLAEQRKVPTATGDLTQLLNSIQTAVKAVSSAVRKAGIANMYGIAGNTNVQGEEVKKLDVLSNELFINMLTSSFTTCVLVSEENQNAIEVETEKSGKYVVCFDPLDGSSNIDCLVSVGSIFGIYKKPEQSEESTLQAALQPGRNLVAAGYALYGSATMIVLSIGHGVNGFMYDPAIGEFILTERNMRMPDRGNIYSINEGNESTWDSSIKEYVHSKKYPATGKPYSARYVGSMVADVHRTIKYGGIFLYPASKSSPNGKLRLLYECIPMAFLVKEAGGLATNGKIDILDIVPESIHQRSPIFLGSKDDVNDAMTFMKNKAER